One Candidatus Peregrinibacteria bacterium genomic window carries:
- a CDS encoding YtxH domain-containing protein codes for MDNIENIPDKGKKQSTMDKVIFGLLIGGAIGSVLGLTVAPDKGKATRKEIKKRGVKLSEKGREILDENEDAVAVVTNKSKGVIDFFADKILGREKKVARKSSILDWLSDMETIPNEDAEEISQ; via the coding sequence ATGGACAATATCGAAAACATACCTGATAAAGGCAAAAAACAAAGCACTATGGATAAAGTGATCTTTGGTCTTTTGATCGGTGGCGCGATCGGTTCTGTGCTCGGGCTAACAGTCGCTCCGGACAAAGGTAAAGCTACTCGTAAAGAAATCAAAAAACGTGGAGTGAAATTGTCTGAGAAAGGTCGTGAAATTTTAGATGAAAATGAAGATGCTGTCGCTGTAGTAACAAATAAATCAAAAGGTGTAATTGATTTTTTTGCAGACAAAATTCTCGGTCGCGAAAAGAAAGTTGCACGCAAATCAAGTATTCTAGATTGGCTTTCTGACATGGAAACTATTCCAAACGAAGACGCCGAAGAAATCTCACAATAG